In Shewanella sp. VB17, a single genomic region encodes these proteins:
- a CDS encoding ERAP1-like C-terminal domain-containing protein, whose amino-acid sequence MLRICLISLVTFITLLSGVIKAEAGDDLNDPQRQESPSSQISDVYYELTLFVSNEPKFSAVSKIDFSLKNANKPLSLVLKHVQVNSFSINGHKIYPNYDGQHLTLSQKLLNTGSNTLEISYSGTLKKDDGLAHYVDLNNQQVYLYSNFKEGDTSQLFPLFPQTSLKANYQLNITAPKSWVVVTTMKETNVITTGTVKLWQFPKSPKITAGQLPIYAGPFKISLADFSKIKLRLLSLPSVHSSINTRLWLSYTKIIFNYFNEHFDIPYPYEKYDQIISPSFFNGDLDAGVTRFTEKDMMLNSNLTDMNKQLFATNITTALATQWLSNIIPTHSSNTEIVTTDPLLDSLALYMTDQALTNTSTSPQIWRSLYFNQKNLAYEQDQLTGFYYSTGLHPLTDAFKGAAILRQLAHQFGAENLKLSLIDLLQYPSKKNINFNGLIAKLSSKIQQDLSSWQNSWLQTGESLIQVDFSCSDNRVTSFNLLQLPLSNTQTALRKQKVTLSLYIKSQQQLHRNLDVTITYQGAKTNIKRLVGVRCPDLVYPNDQDWGYAKVKLDEKSIQTAKLKISSIDDPLLKSMLWQSLWESVLDGELPLDQYLGAVFINLPQEQNITVLTQVLNQLKKSKKYLQLMQPMHLNYSRHAIKGLAQMSLRKTMFYQDKPELQQIWFNAYILFSNSPQTLDHLVQLLAGAANINGLTLDQKTRWKMIKQINRYDHIKSQSILLAEQKKDTSESGEIASIAAYVSRPEANIKRSWLTRIHSDEQIKPSILNTVISHLYPEEQKLLRDATSELRFEHLSELDKRKNTHFMQRYVSNLIPTRCDHQNIAILAKVMNQYYSQRTTKPIGSRLSQISQEGLQKAHRDEVQCVKMKETLRH is encoded by the coding sequence ATGCTGCGTATCTGCTTGATCTCACTTGTCACTTTTATCACATTACTAAGCGGTGTAATTAAAGCAGAGGCTGGAGACGATTTAAATGATCCACAGCGACAAGAATCTCCCTCATCTCAAATTTCAGACGTATACTATGAGTTAACACTATTTGTCAGTAACGAACCTAAATTTAGTGCTGTAAGTAAAATCGATTTCTCTCTCAAAAATGCCAATAAGCCACTCAGCCTAGTACTTAAGCACGTTCAAGTGAATTCTTTCAGTATCAATGGTCATAAGATCTACCCCAATTATGATGGTCAACACCTCACTTTAAGCCAAAAATTACTCAATACAGGCAGTAACACACTTGAAATTAGTTACTCAGGAACCCTTAAAAAGGATGACGGGTTAGCACATTATGTCGATCTAAATAATCAGCAAGTGTACTTATATTCAAATTTTAAAGAAGGCGATACGAGCCAATTATTTCCTCTCTTCCCGCAAACCTCACTCAAAGCCAATTATCAATTGAATATCACGGCCCCTAAATCTTGGGTTGTTGTTACCACAATGAAAGAAACGAATGTCATAACGACTGGGACTGTAAAGCTTTGGCAGTTTCCAAAAAGTCCTAAAATAACTGCAGGTCAATTGCCTATCTATGCCGGCCCTTTCAAAATAAGCCTAGCGGATTTTAGTAAAATAAAACTTAGACTGCTTTCCTTACCATCAGTTCACAGCTCTATCAACACTCGTTTATGGCTTTCCTATACAAAAATAATATTTAACTATTTCAATGAGCATTTCGATATTCCCTACCCATATGAAAAATATGATCAAATTATTAGCCCATCTTTTTTCAATGGTGATCTTGATGCTGGAGTAACTCGTTTTACTGAAAAAGACATGATGCTCAACAGCAACCTAACAGACATGAATAAACAACTATTCGCCACTAATATTACCACTGCTTTAGCCACACAATGGTTAAGTAATATCATTCCTACTCACAGTTCAAACACAGAAATAGTCACGACAGATCCTCTACTAGATAGCCTAGCTCTCTATATGACAGATCAAGCCTTAACCAACACCAGTACATCCCCTCAGATTTGGCGCAGTCTATATTTTAATCAGAAGAATCTTGCCTATGAGCAGGATCAGTTAACTGGCTTTTATTATTCTACCGGACTACACCCTTTGACCGACGCTTTTAAGGGAGCCGCGATACTCAGACAGCTAGCCCATCAGTTTGGAGCAGAAAACCTCAAACTCTCACTAATAGATTTATTGCAATACCCTAGTAAAAAAAATATTAATTTTAATGGTTTAATCGCTAAATTAAGCTCAAAAATCCAGCAAGATCTCAGTAGTTGGCAAAACAGCTGGCTACAAACTGGAGAAAGCCTGATCCAAGTTGATTTTAGTTGTAGTGACAATCGTGTGACCTCATTTAATTTATTGCAATTACCTTTAAGTAATACACAAACAGCGCTTAGAAAACAGAAGGTAACATTAAGCTTGTACATTAAAAGTCAGCAGCAATTACACCGCAACTTAGATGTCACCATTACCTACCAAGGTGCTAAAACAAATATAAAAAGGCTTGTCGGTGTCCGCTGCCCAGATCTTGTTTACCCCAACGATCAAGATTGGGGCTATGCAAAGGTTAAACTCGATGAGAAATCTATCCAAACCGCTAAGCTTAAAATCAGCTCAATTGATGATCCATTACTCAAATCTATGTTATGGCAAAGCCTTTGGGAAAGTGTCTTAGATGGAGAGCTACCGTTAGATCAATATTTAGGCGCAGTGTTTATCAATTTACCTCAAGAACAAAACATAACAGTCCTAACTCAAGTGTTAAATCAACTCAAAAAAAGTAAAAAATATCTTCAATTGATGCAACCTATGCACCTTAATTACTCTCGTCATGCCATCAAAGGACTAGCACAGATGAGTCTAAGAAAGACCATGTTCTACCAAGATAAACCTGAACTTCAACAGATCTGGTTTAATGCTTACATTTTATTTTCCAACAGCCCTCAAACTCTTGATCATTTAGTACAACTTTTAGCAGGAGCAGCCAATATTAACGGACTTACTTTAGATCAAAAGACACGCTGGAAAATGATCAAGCAGATTAATCGTTATGATCATATTAAGAGCCAAAGCATACTGCTAGCCGAGCAAAAAAAAGACACTTCAGAAAGTGGTGAAATAGCCTCTATCGCCGCTTATGTTTCCCGCCCTGAAGCGAATATAAAACGGAGCTGGTTAACTCGAATTCACAGCGATGAGCAGATTAAACCTTCAATACTCAATACCGTCATATCTCACCTTTATCCTGAAGAGCAAAAGCTGCTTCGCGATGCAACATCTGAACTCAGGTTTGAGCACTTAAGTGAACTGGATAAACGTAAGAACACTCATTTTATGCAGCGCTATGTGAGCAACTTAATTCCAACTCGATGCGATCACCAAAATATCGCGATTCTAGCAAAGGTAATGAACCAATATTATTCACAACGTACAACAAAACCCATTGGCAGTCGACTATCACAAATCAGCCAAGAGGGTCTGCAAAAAGCCCATCGAGATGAAGTTCAATGCGTCAAAATGAAAGAAACATTGCGCCATTAA
- the lpoB gene encoding penicillin-binding protein activator LpoB yields MKHAKLIFLLAATIGLAGCQSKVEYGDATEVETVNENFGSTDLQAIAAKMVDSMLTFPPVMVLTANDRPIIFVDKIKNKTSEHIDTESVTDSISNKLLRSGKFRFIDMTKVDSVRKQLDYQNNAGMVDPSTAISFGRQIGAQYMLYGNLSSIVKQDGSTKDVYYKMTMRLMDLETGLIEWSDEKEIRKVKSKSFLGL; encoded by the coding sequence ATGAAACATGCTAAACTGATTTTTTTACTAGCAGCGACAATTGGTCTCGCTGGTTGTCAATCAAAAGTTGAGTACGGGGATGCTACAGAAGTAGAAACCGTCAATGAAAACTTTGGTTCAACGGATTTACAAGCGATTGCAGCTAAAATGGTCGACAGCATGCTGACCTTTCCACCTGTCATGGTATTAACAGCCAACGATCGACCAATCATTTTTGTCGATAAAATTAAAAATAAGACCTCAGAGCATATTGATACTGAATCAGTGACTGACTCAATCAGCAACAAACTACTTAGATCGGGTAAGTTTCGCTTTATCGACATGACTAAAGTCGATTCGGTACGCAAGCAGCTAGATTACCAAAACAATGCAGGTATGGTCGACCCATCTACTGCTATCAGTTTTGGTCGCCAAATTGGTGCTCAATATATGCTTTACGGTAACCTTTCAAGCATCGTTAAGCAGGACGGAAGCACCAAGGATGTTTACTACAAGATGACCATGCGTCTTATGGATCTGGAAACAGGCCTCATCGAATGGTCTGATGAAAAAGAGATCCGTAAAGTAAAATCTAAATCTTTTCTCGGTCTATAA
- a CDS encoding COG3014 family protein, whose translation MKNWLLITVFSLSLTGCAFNSIFINYPSQIAPVKAQLNTNEPIKAADGIADNISGADGLLYAQEAGRVAQIAGDFEASKIYYQHAVSAYLKFDDKATLSASDVGATTSSLFLNDNVIPYRGPGYERIMLHQYQALNYLLSGDQEGALVEVRRSNNLQSSEQARYQKSNESVQAIANGTIDAEMDKLDQAAGSVSSSFLNAYSYYITGVLHEVLGEPNDAFIDYRKAAQISPHNAYLQKDLVRLAKQLSMPQADEFEKRWGKTKLAKKDQGEVIILVERGFVDEKQSLTVPFRINDNWQTASLATYSFHSHPVTKGKITGLGKTLTASPIANIDALALTALKEELPAALMRQAARVYAKSEMARNVRSDSKSRKNETDFGAIAMQIFNVVTEQADRRSWLTLPKQAQIARSYLDQGQYSLKLDTSIPSNIEIKSGRTTLVWIIDTGNYTRFYSIII comes from the coding sequence ATGAAAAATTGGCTACTGATCACAGTGTTCAGCTTGTCACTAACTGGCTGCGCATTTAACAGTATTTTCATTAACTACCCATCGCAAATAGCACCAGTAAAAGCCCAATTAAATACCAATGAGCCGATAAAAGCAGCAGATGGTATCGCCGATAATATCTCAGGAGCTGATGGTCTTCTTTATGCTCAAGAGGCTGGAAGAGTCGCTCAAATAGCAGGTGATTTTGAAGCCAGTAAAATTTACTACCAACATGCCGTATCTGCTTATTTAAAATTTGATGATAAAGCCACGCTTAGCGCTTCAGATGTGGGTGCGACCACCAGTAGTTTATTCCTCAATGATAATGTGATCCCCTACCGTGGGCCAGGTTATGAAAGGATAATGTTGCATCAGTATCAAGCGCTAAACTATCTATTAAGTGGTGATCAAGAAGGCGCTTTAGTTGAAGTCAGGCGAAGTAACAACTTACAGAGCTCTGAACAGGCAAGATATCAGAAATCAAACGAATCCGTTCAGGCTATCGCAAATGGGACTATCGACGCTGAAATGGACAAGCTAGACCAAGCAGCTGGTAGCGTCAGCAGCTCATTTTTAAATGCCTATAGCTATTACATCACAGGAGTTCTGCATGAGGTACTTGGCGAGCCAAACGATGCATTTATCGACTACCGAAAAGCAGCACAGATCTCACCTCATAACGCTTATCTTCAAAAAGATTTAGTCAGACTAGCAAAACAACTCTCTATGCCTCAAGCGGATGAATTTGAAAAACGTTGGGGTAAGACTAAACTAGCTAAAAAAGACCAAGGAGAAGTGATCATACTCGTCGAACGTGGCTTTGTGGATGAAAAACAAAGTTTAACCGTTCCGTTTCGCATCAACGACAATTGGCAAACAGCCTCATTAGCCACATATTCTTTTCACTCTCATCCCGTCACTAAAGGGAAAATAACCGGTTTAGGAAAAACATTAACCGCATCACCAATAGCCAATATAGATGCACTCGCGCTAACCGCGCTCAAAGAGGAATTGCCTGCAGCATTAATGCGCCAAGCAGCTAGGGTATATGCAAAATCTGAAATGGCACGGAACGTACGCAGTGATTCAAAATCCAGAAAAAATGAAACAGATTTTGGCGCTATTGCGATGCAAATCTTCAATGTTGTCACAGAGCAGGCTGATCGACGCAGCTGGCTAACGTTACCAAAACAAGCTCAAATAGCACGATCTTATCTTGATCAAGGTCAGTATTCACTCAAGCTTGATACCTCAATTCCAAGTAATATAGAGATAAAGAGCGGAAGAACGACACTGGTTTGGATAATAGACACTGGTAATTACACCCGTTTTTATTCAATAATCATATAA
- a CDS encoding SlyX family protein, with product MELLAQRVENLEMKLAFQDSIIEELDQQVIKLNDLLAEQQHQLRLLISKLQTVEPSNIANQAEESPPPHY from the coding sequence ATGGAACTATTAGCACAAAGAGTCGAAAATCTGGAGATGAAACTGGCTTTTCAAGACAGTATTATCGAAGAACTTGACCAGCAAGTGATAAAATTAAATGATCTACTTGCCGAACAGCAGCACCAATTACGGTTGCTTATCAGCAAACTACAAACCGTAGAACCCAGCAACATAGCGAATCAAGCAGAAGAGTCCCCCCCACCTCATTATTAA
- a CDS encoding WD40 repeat domain-containing protein: protein MKDILSIVFCTFILSACQQQAVDTQKLIFEPTYDASLSSQGNLALISTASSGIQLWNLQTKTQIFTWKHGKGNTSAIDTSISENQLYAATLTRDSVGLWRISDGHSLGWWSLPSTGQSVDVANNSALLIGLNDGSVMSLHPDRTLIKFLGHSEKVNSVSLSSDGQLALTGANDKHAILWNPTTGQPIHDWQFDNRVMKVLLNSSGTRAFIGDSTNNALIMNNHNGQQISKLNIQRRKMNFSAARFSNDDTQLITGTPAREIILWQTKTGVKLAKWQIQRSKHAQMKGAVVYSVASKGMNQIISISSNGLIETWPVPVH from the coding sequence ATGAAAGACATTCTTTCGATCGTTTTTTGTACTTTTATTTTATCCGCTTGCCAGCAGCAAGCAGTAGATACACAGAAGTTAATTTTCGAACCTACCTATGATGCAAGCCTTTCTTCCCAAGGTAATTTAGCCTTAATTAGCACAGCAAGTAGTGGAATACAGTTATGGAATTTACAGACCAAAACACAGATATTTACATGGAAACATGGTAAAGGTAACACAAGTGCTATTGATACTAGTATTTCAGAAAATCAGCTTTATGCTGCCACCCTAACAAGAGACTCAGTGGGTCTATGGCGCATATCTGATGGACACTCGTTAGGCTGGTGGTCACTTCCTTCTACCGGACAGAGTGTCGATGTAGCCAACAACAGTGCTCTTTTAATTGGCTTAAACGATGGGAGCGTTATGTCTCTTCACCCCGATCGCACCCTCATTAAATTCTTAGGCCATTCCGAAAAAGTGAATAGCGTCTCTCTATCCTCGGATGGACAACTTGCGTTAACAGGCGCGAACGATAAACATGCGATACTATGGAACCCCACAACAGGGCAACCAATACATGATTGGCAATTTGACAATCGAGTGATGAAAGTTCTGTTAAATAGCAGTGGAACCCGTGCTTTTATTGGTGATAGTACCAATAATGCCCTCATTATGAATAATCATAATGGGCAACAAATTAGCAAATTAAACATTCAGCGAAGAAAAATGAACTTCTCTGCAGCTCGCTTCTCTAATGATGATACTCAGCTAATAACTGGCACACCAGCAAGAGAAATCATATTGTGGCAAACAAAAACGGGGGTAAAACTGGCTAAATGGCAAATTCAGCGAAGCAAACATGCACAAATGAAAGGAGCCGTTGTATACTCTGTCGCAAGCAAAGGCATGAATCAAATCATTAGTATCAGCAGCAACGGGCTAATCGAAACTTGGCCCGTACCTGTCCATTAG
- the fkpA gene encoding FKBP-type peptidyl-prolyl cis-trans isomerase produces MKSIYKISLVALAVIGLSACNQQQKTTETAANVELTTEVQKQAYSVGASIGKYMSGHIKEQEELGLPVDRSLIISGFSNGLNDELKLTEEEMQTLLQSLDEELNEKRQAQATVLAEKALTESKAFLDANKVKEGVVTTESGLQYEVLTPGTGEKPKAEDTVEVHYVGTLTDGTEFDSSVARGESAKFPLNRVIPGWTEGVQLMPVGAKYKFVVPAELAYGERDTGTIPANSTLVFEVELLSIEKAADVAAPTANAAPESKAH; encoded by the coding sequence ATGAAATCAATTTATAAAATATCACTGGTTGCGTTGGCCGTTATTGGCCTGTCTGCTTGTAATCAGCAACAAAAAACAACTGAAACTGCTGCCAATGTTGAATTGACAACAGAAGTACAGAAACAAGCTTACAGTGTTGGAGCATCGATTGGTAAGTATATGTCAGGTCATATCAAAGAGCAGGAAGAACTAGGCTTACCTGTTGACCGTAGTCTTATTATTTCAGGTTTTAGCAATGGTTTGAATGATGAGCTAAAGCTGACCGAAGAAGAAATGCAGACTTTATTACAAAGTCTGGATGAAGAGTTAAATGAAAAGCGCCAGGCTCAAGCTACTGTTCTAGCTGAAAAAGCACTAACAGAAAGCAAAGCTTTCTTAGATGCTAATAAGGTGAAAGAGGGGGTCGTGACAACTGAATCTGGTCTTCAGTATGAAGTCTTGACTCCAGGTACAGGCGAGAAACCCAAAGCTGAAGATACTGTTGAAGTTCATTATGTCGGCACATTAACTGACGGTACTGAGTTCGATAGTTCTGTTGCACGCGGTGAGTCAGCTAAGTTTCCACTGAATCGCGTTATTCCTGGCTGGACTGAGGGTGTTCAGTTAATGCCTGTTGGTGCTAAGTATAAGTTTGTGGTTCCTGCTGAACTTGCTTACGGTGAGCGTGATACAGGAACAATTCCTGCAAACTCTACGCTAGTATTTGAAGTTGAGCTTCTCTCTATTGAGAAAGCAGCAGACGTTGCTGCACCTACAGCCAATGCAGCTCCTGAATCAAAAGCTCACTAA
- a CDS encoding YacL family protein produces MEYEFRRNTLTGTVLANFSMGHEALGFWFAEELGENEEKYDKIYQIVVKLQSNQLIHWCLVGKALSIELDTEQVRIFANELENGEVCELEDAMSFYDGESEAFCGLEDFLSALQSWHSFLNENH; encoded by the coding sequence ATGGAATATGAATTTCGACGAAATACCTTAACTGGTACTGTACTTGCTAACTTTAGTATGGGTCATGAAGCGTTAGGCTTTTGGTTCGCAGAAGAGTTGGGAGAAAATGAAGAGAAGTACGATAAAATCTATCAGATAGTGGTTAAATTACAATCAAATCAGTTGATTCATTGGTGCTTGGTAGGTAAAGCGTTATCTATAGAGTTAGATACTGAACAAGTCAGAATTTTTGCCAATGAGCTTGAAAATGGTGAAGTGTGTGAACTTGAAGACGCAATGTCTTTTTATGATGGCGAGTCAGAGGCATTTTGTGGTTTAGAGGATTTTTTATCAGCACTTCAAAGCTGGCACTCTTTTTTAAATGAAAATCATTGA